The DNA region gtatatatagaagtgaacatGTGAAATGTGGTTATTTATTAGAAAGAGTTAGTTGGAGAAGGTCTTAGGCACATAACACAATCACACTTGTAAATGTTGGTAAATGTTGTTTCGAAtgcctattttgtatatcaatgttgtaatttttttttcttttgatccatttgataaatttttaatataaaaaatttagtttttgatcataattcataaatccTAATAGATTTAATATCTTAGTCACAAAATTTTTGCTACTTATTACCCatgctatattttatacaagtgtgtttgtatgtattacacatgaaaatgagtttaaacaaatattaactatTTCGAATaatattactttaaatttgttcCTTAATGTTACAATTGTGTTTGTATGTGTTTATCAACTTTGTTTCCGATAACCATTTCCatagtcttttattttatttataggttatgACTTCTTATGAGAAGGTTTTGcaatggtttagggtttagagttgaGGAAGATTTGGACGTCTAGGTAATATATAACTCATGATATGGGTTTCCAAAGCCATGTGATTCttccaaattcagtttttatttcCTTACACAATTtagtcttaattattttcttaaaatataattaacatctaATTTCTTTTCACAACATTATTGTTTGGGTTATACTAAGTATgcacttttttttctcttctcaaatGTTCCATTATTTTTCCTAGCCATTAtcgattgttgatgatgtgatgatagtGCTTACCCGCAAGCAGAGCAAGACAATGGGATTTGACCATGTGTGCAAGTTTCATCAATACGCACTTAACGAGACTCACTTTTACCACGTGTTTATCAAGTCGAAAGATCCAAACTAAACCCTAAGCTAATCCCATTTacattctagagagagagagagacgaagggaacaagagagaaaaacaatgtTTTGGAGAAGTAGGAAGATTTTagttatctcttcttccatccATTACACGATTTTTAGAAATAAgaacatagaagaaaaaaaagaatatctggtgaacaattattttatgttctctTAGGTTATGCAGATAACACTAAAAAAAGTTACTCGATAATACAATGGtttgtttttactcttttttgttggtcattttgagtataatacaacatatatatatatatatatttaaacagaaaagtataacacaaaacaaaaaacaatttttatatgatataataatatatcaatatatattaataacattttttactcaattataaactataattcAGTTTGCATATAGTATGTTCAATAGATATAAAGTacgtgataaaaatataaaaatatttaacagagaactttcttttccaaatgcaatgaataaaagaacataattaattCTACTTCTAGAACACAAATGCATTTGAAttcatttgtataattcattaagatcaaaatattttattgctaaaacattcaaattataataataaaagttttaagcatgtgtgaagcatgctcgtaatatataaatatcaaaattatttatgctACCTTTAGTTgtctaattaatgaaattaattatacaGAGAATGAATGAAGAGCATGAGTTTCGGCTCAAGAAcaagttgtttgagaaattcaagCTACTGTCTCGCCTTTTTTGGAGGTGTctgattttaaaagatattgatgttttatagattatattAAAAGCAgacaaactaacacataatgtcCATGATCAGccgcattttattttatacgtaTCAATGTTCTTTTTCCTacgtaaaaaatgtttgtacgTTTTCATTGTGCATCAAAACCTAAAGAGCTCTATATATTATGGGATACAGACTCAATATTTTGAAATAGCcttttatattaacaaaaaaaatcagtttaatGCTTAACTAATCAATAGTCGTCTATTTTAAGTGACTGacaatacttatttaaaaacaaaacaaataacaaacataaaataatttatcgaaacataaaatataaaattttaaatattttaataaatttaagatatattaatattgttatAAATTTATCTCGCGTGATGCGCGAGTctacttttagttttatatatatttagagtGAATTGGTGGAATGGAAAATGACACACTGtataactaaaaacaaataaatatgaaaagaaatttaactttgtttttctGGTCATGAGAAAAGAAGTATTACGCATACGTTATgatttagaatattttatacaAGCATCAAAATGGAATAAAAGATATGcgatttcaaataaaaatgcgttattattattgaaaacgATAAAAACAAAGtactttaatttctttcttcttctatttataatttaaaggaAACATATAATTGAGTTTTGGATCTCTTCTACTCGCACGATTAACTCCATATCAGTCACCAAATTAAGTTTGTAGGCTCACACAATGCTCTCTCTGACGTAGATTTCCGGTTGTTACTTCGGTTTTCTAGCTAAAAGTAATGGACTGcgtaaaccaaaaagaaaaaattgtccCAAAAGGATTTTAAAGATAAGTTGCTAAAAAGATTTGCGCATACACAACTTCAGAACCATGTAAAGCTGCACTAAATGAAACTTTCATGATTTTGATGCTTTCAAAACtgtaatactataatttttgaTGTCTAAATCTCTTATTTGTTGCActtatatatagtgttttgtacttttgttcATTTAGTGGTCAAGATCTATAGGGCTTTGCCAAAAGTAAGATAGTTTATGATGGGCTTGTAATGCTCAAGTTCTCATTTTCATTAAGAATTTCATGTTATATTGGTTATATGAATCAATGGAACCCACTTGTAAACCTTTACATTAGGCTACTATTGAAAGAGTAAACTAAATTTCACGGCGCTCTCAGAGTGTGTGAGTCTGAGGTCAAAGTCAAACTATAGTAACTAAAATATGTTATTtcagaagcaaaaaaataactttGTTTGGCTGTTAGAAAAAgtatcaacaaaagaaaacaacaatatcAACCATTGATAATTTGACTATCATTGCATAGAAAGTTAGCACTATTGTTCTAATTATTCCCTTCCACGATCcctaaataaatttttgtaccTTGAGCAAAGAAATATCATTACATTCTCCAACTCATCATCATTATGATGTACCACTAGCTAATTAATTTAAAGCTTCAAATCCCAACCATAAGAGTATTTTTTCCCTTTTAGACTCTACAATCACTTGAAATGAAccaagaaacgaaaaaaaaaatcacttgaAATGGAAGTATCTCCAATCTCAAAACAAAGTGGAtgacttctttgtttcttgagtGGATctatttacatatttaataGACATATACATACACGTGTTACACGATGTGTGGCCATTTTGTACAAGACTGAAAGAAACCTCCATTAGTTGCacgtctctctcttcttcaccgACCCcattaaaatacacaacaatAAGGAGAGACACTCATACCAAATTCATCATCAATCTTTTGTAACCCAACCAAATCATGATCatccaccaaaaaaaaccaaaaccaaatttaattaattgaaacgatcatatacatatttatactcTCACTTGCGCTCTCTAGTAGTTGtaactctcaagccacaaaatCTAAATGGCTTCTCCATCATCACCAATAACTGTCAAGAACCCAAGATTCTTCGTTTCTTCTCCTAACAACATCTTCAAAACCCAAGCTCAAACCCTAATATTGACAACAAAGTTTAAGACTTCTTCCATCATTTGCTCGTCTTCATGTACAAGCACAAGCTCTTCAACGACTCAAGAGAATCTGCCAAAGAAACAAACTCATGTGTTAGACGAGAAACGAgatgaaaaggaagaagaagaagaagaagaagaggaagaagttggTCTTCGAGATATTTGGAGAGAAGTTCAAGGTTGCAATAATTGGGAAGGACTACTAGATCCTATGAACAATCATCTTCGAAGAGAAATCATACGTTATGGCGAATTTGCTCAAGGTTGCTATGACTCATTCGACTTCGATCCTCACTCTAAATATTGCGGCTCTTGCAAATACCATCCTTCTGATTTCTTTTCAAACCTTGACTTACATCTCCACAAAGGCTACACCATAACATGTTACCTCTACGCAACATCCAACATCAACCTCCCAAACTTCTTTCAGAAATCCAAACTCAGCTCCATTTGGAGCCAACATGCGAACTGGATGGGTTATGTAGCTGTAGCTACGGACGAAGAAGAGGTAAGTCGACTTGGAAGACGTGACATAGTCATCGCTTGGAGAGGCACAGTCACTTATCTCGAATGGATTTATGACTTAAAAGATATTCTTTGTTCAGCTAACTTCGGTGACGACCCATTGATCAAGATTGAACTAGGTTTTTATGACTTGTACACCAAGAAAGAAGTTTCTTGCAAATTCTCTTCGTTTTCGGCTCGGGAACAGGTTCTGGCCGAAGTCAAACGGCTTCTCGAGTACTACGGCACCGGAGAAGAAGGTCATGAGATAAGCATCACCGTGACAGGGCACAGCCTCGGTGCATCTCTTGCCTTGGTCAGTGCTTATGATATCGCGGAGCTTAACCTGAATTATTTACCCGAAAACAATAATAAAGTCCCAATTACTGTATTCTCCTTCTCAGGACCTCGAGTTGGTAACTTGAGGTTCAAGGAACGATGCGACGAACTAGGGCTTAAGGTTCTGAGAGTGGTTAATATACACGACAAGGTACCTTCTGTTCCAGGGATATTCGCAAACGAGAAGTTTCACTTTCAGAAGTatgtagaagaaaaaacatCATTCCCATGGAGCTACGCGCATGTGGGTGTCGAGCTTGCCTTGGACCACAAGAAAAGCCCATTTCTTAAACAGACTAGGGATTTGGGTTGTGCACATAACCTAGAAGCTTTGCTTCATTTGGTGGATGGATATCatggaaaagaagaagcagagactATGTTTTGTTCAGCGACAAATAGAGACATAGCTTTAGTGAATAAGAGTTGTGATTTCTTGAGAAGTGAGTACCACGTGCCGCCTTGTTGGAGACAAGACGAGAACAAAGGGATGGTCAAGAGCAGCGACGGACGGTGGGTTCTACCGGAACGACCACAGCTCGAACCTCACTGGCCGGAGGATATCgctcatcatcttcaacaagTACTTGGGAATGTTAATGATTATGATTTCAAACCCACAGTGACTTAATAAGTATAAAATGATTATTAGTCTAAATTAATAAGTATAAAAAGATTTAATAATGTGTGGGTCAAGTGTAGTAAATTCTGTGTGTTAGTGTTTTATTACGCGGCTTTAATTACACTTCCATAGTTGTAGTTGCCATCACCATGCCTAATTCAAGAATTTAATTCTGTCATTTAAAAGCTATGATTAGCTAGAATATACCAATGAATTTACAAGTAACGGGGACATCATTTCCCGGATCCGCGATGTTATTTCTCATTATTAAAGAGCTATGTATGATATGTAGAAAATATCCGAATTTCAACTTTCATCGGTTAGGAGTTAACCCGTAAATTCGTACAAATAATGTGGAAGAAAAGTggaccacaacaacaaaatgcaTGCTTATTAGAGGGTATTATTGAGTGGCTGGATCactcaacaaaaataataatgatgatgaaaTCTCTGTTTTCCCCACAGAGAACataacaaagacaaaacaataaCGAGGTGCGCACGATATAAATTAAAGGATTCAGAGTTGTCATCATGCGTACACAAACCAGAGAGCCCCCCCCTAATTTTTTTAGCTACCTAGATTTGATTTTAAGCCTTCTTCTTTCTGTTGAAAAATTGAGAACGcattagaaatatataacaaagataTTTTTCGAGCCATAAAGCTTTCATGTTACGATCATATATATAAGCCACTAAAGCCTCAGTGGATCTGAGCACATAACAACTCATGGCACTACAAGTGACATAAATTTTGCTTCCCTTTAGTAGATGGATCATGTATGAAGAATAATTTACATGTGTGTGTGGGCGCGTGCGCATCAATTGAAAATCTCTATGTTATAgggttaaaaataaaataaaataaaaaataaacgaacAAAGTTACGAATCGTAAAGGCAATAACAGttcatgaaaaagaaaaagaaaaaatgaggtaaaaaataagaaacggaAAAAAACAACTCGGACAACAACAAGAAATATGTATGTGaacaaaaattatgtaatttgtttttgtttgggtaATAATATCAGGTTTCTATTAATAGAAAGAAATTACAGACTTCAGATTTAAAGAGAGGGGTAAGTAAACTAAACTCCAGGCCAATACATTCTTTGTCCAAGAAATCACTACAAGGAAATGACTAGAGGACGTCACTTCCGCTTGTAGATCGACCGGTCCAAATGGGAACGATCGCTCTTCTGATTTTATGCACTCGGGTTTCAGCTTTACGCAGGTGAGACCGACCATTCGTCCGCGGAGATCGATCGGTCCTCAGTTTTTGGAAAATCTTTGACATGTACTTAGTTAGTATATTCGGTATATATCATCTTAGATTCGTAGATATCCTTTCTAGATTCTCTATACAGTATCTTATTAGATGCaacaaatataagatttttttttattgttagttGCTTTTCATGAAACTACATATATTTCTTGTTCGGCTTTGGTTGccgatttgattttgtaatgaTCACATCTTCTGCCTTGTCTTCCTTTCTCTTGCTCATCTTAGCCccttcttcctttctcttgCTCATCTTAGTCTTGCTCATCAAATACTACTCCTAACTGATCATAGCTTCTATGATGAAGGGCTTTGTTGAAATTTTTGGCATAGATGTCAGCCCAAACTTGGTTCAACTCACATCTACACCTTGTCCATTATTCATGCTTCTGTTCCAAACGTTTCAAGACAAACAACAAAGCAAGAGATGGATTGTTCTTGATCATGTTAATCACTTCTAGTCCACTATCTCCATACAGCCTCTCTATGCACCTTATGTCTTGAACTACAAAGTTATAACAAATAACTTcattagaccatctccaacaaAAGTTTCTTacattaaaaaggtaaaaaaataaatgaaaatgtgAATTAAGCTAAGAAATAATCCTTAGACCTTCTCCATCGGGGGACGTTAGTGGGGTTGTTAGTAGGGTTTTTAGTGTTtagtagaaaaaaattaaatcagaagaaaataaaaaattgaaggGAGCCTCTTATTTAACAGCCTCAACTCAGTTTTAAGGGATGCTACGTGTCCTAATTTGGTTGGTTGggatgaaaaatacaaaaggctaaaaaaaaaattaagacgcagaacaacaattttccgTCTTTCACTTTCTAtctttctccctttctctccTTCACTTGCGATCAAAGTCTTGAACCGACAAAGATGTCTGCTTTAATCAGAGGTTATAGAATCAGTCTCGTGTTTGGTCGCAGGCGATTTGACACGGCTGAGATCTTGGTGGAGGCGACTGTAGCGGAGATGTCTGCTTTAAGGTTTCTGACTCTGTTCCTGCTCCATCTGAAGATGCTGAGCAATTGAGAACTGCTTTCGAAGGTATAGTTTTATGCTTCTTCgtgttctctgtttttgttgctcttttttctcttcttatgtACCTTATCATcaatatatgttgtttttggtttggtcgATGATTgtattataatttgtttagatGGTTTTTGATGTGAATCGAACTTGGTTTTGGTCCGACCTTATCATCAATATATATTACAGAAAATAACACAACTActctaaacccaaaaacccaaCTCATACTAGAACCATAAGTTTAAGGATTACTTAAAGTAGCTTCTACGGATCGATGAAGATGGAGATTGAGGTTGAAGTTCTACGGATTGATGGAGATGATAGAAGTTCTATGGATCGATGCGTACATGGATCGAT from Camelina sativa cultivar DH55 chromosome 3, Cs, whole genome shotgun sequence includes:
- the LOC104778053 gene encoding phospholipase A1-Igamma3, chloroplastic-like, yielding MASPSSPITVKNPRFFVSSPNNIFKTQAQTLILTTKFKTSSIICSSSCTSTSSSTTQENLPKKQTHVLDEKRDEKEEEEEEEEEEVGLRDIWREVQGCNNWEGLLDPMNNHLRREIIRYGEFAQGCYDSFDFDPHSKYCGSCKYHPSDFFSNLDLHLHKGYTITCYLYATSNINLPNFFQKSKLSSIWSQHANWMGYVAVATDEEEVSRLGRRDIVIAWRGTVTYLEWIYDLKDILCSANFGDDPLIKIELGFYDLYTKKEVSCKFSSFSAREQVLAEVKRLLEYYGTGEEGHEISITVTGHSLGASLALVSAYDIAELNLNYLPENNNKVPITVFSFSGPRVGNLRFKERCDELGLKVLRVVNIHDKVPSVPGIFANEKFHFQKYVEEKTSFPWSYAHVGVELALDHKKSPFLKQTRDLGCAHNLEALLHLVDGYHGKEEAETMFCSATNRDIALVNKSCDFLRSEYHVPPCWRQDENKGMVKSSDGRWVLPERPQLEPHWPEDIAHHLQQVLGNVNDYDFKPTVT